The proteins below are encoded in one region of Paraburkholderia phenazinium:
- a CDS encoding acetyl-CoA C-acyltransferase, with translation MTKQLQDAYIVAASRTPIGKAPRGMFKNTRPDELLVHAIKAAVAQVPGLDTKVIEDAIIGCAIPEAEQGLNVARMGALLAGLPNTVGGVTVNRFCASGLTALAMAADRIRVGESDAMIAGGCESMSMVPMMGNKPSMSPHIFDRSEDFGIAYGMGLTAEKVAERWKISREAQDQFSVESHRRAIAAQQAGEFNDEIAAYTITERFPDLATGEVKVKTREVALDEGPRADTSLEGLAKLRTVFANKGSVTAGNSSQTSDGAGALIVVSEKMLKEFNLTPLARFVSFAVRGVPPEIMGIGPKEAIPAALKAAGLKIEDLDWIELNEAFAAQSLAVIQDLGLDPSKINPLGGAIALGHPLGATGAIRASTVVHGLRRRNYKYGMVTMCVGTGMGAAGIIERL, from the coding sequence ATGACAAAGCAATTGCAAGACGCATACATCGTCGCCGCGAGCCGCACGCCGATCGGCAAGGCGCCGCGCGGGATGTTCAAGAACACGCGCCCCGACGAACTGCTGGTGCACGCGATCAAAGCGGCCGTGGCGCAGGTGCCCGGTCTCGATACCAAGGTGATCGAAGACGCCATCATCGGCTGCGCAATTCCAGAAGCGGAACAAGGGCTGAACGTGGCGCGCATGGGTGCACTGCTTGCCGGTCTGCCGAATACGGTGGGCGGCGTCACGGTGAACCGTTTCTGCGCGTCGGGTCTGACGGCGCTGGCGATGGCCGCCGACCGCATCCGCGTCGGCGAATCCGACGCGATGATCGCCGGCGGCTGCGAATCGATGAGCATGGTGCCGATGATGGGCAACAAGCCGTCGATGTCGCCGCACATCTTCGATCGCAGCGAAGACTTCGGCATCGCCTACGGCATGGGCCTGACCGCCGAGAAGGTCGCCGAGCGCTGGAAGATCAGCCGCGAAGCGCAAGACCAGTTCTCGGTCGAATCGCATCGCCGCGCCATCGCCGCGCAGCAGGCCGGCGAGTTCAACGACGAAATCGCCGCCTACACGATCACCGAGCGTTTCCCCGATCTCGCCACCGGCGAAGTGAAGGTGAAGACGCGCGAAGTCGCGCTCGACGAAGGTCCGCGCGCGGACACGTCGCTGGAAGGTCTGGCCAAGCTGCGTACTGTCTTCGCCAACAAGGGTTCGGTGACGGCCGGCAACAGCTCGCAGACCTCGGATGGCGCGGGCGCGCTGATCGTGGTGTCGGAGAAGATGTTGAAGGAGTTCAACCTGACGCCGCTCGCGCGTTTCGTCAGCTTCGCCGTGCGCGGCGTGCCGCCGGAAATCATGGGCATCGGTCCGAAGGAAGCGATTCCGGCTGCGCTGAAGGCCGCGGGTCTGAAGATCGAAGACCTGGACTGGATCGAGCTGAACGAAGCGTTCGCCGCGCAGTCGCTGGCGGTGATCCAGGACCTCGGTCTCGATCCGTCGAAGATCAACCCGCTTGGCGGCGCGATTGCACTGGGCCATCCGCTCGGCGCGACGGGCGCGATTCGTGCGTCGACAGTGGTGCACGGCCTGCGCCGTCGCAACTACAAGTACGGCATGGTCACGATGTGCGTCGGCACAGGGATGGGCGCAGCGGGCATCATTGAGCGTCTGTAA
- the nudB gene encoding dihydroneopterin triphosphate diphosphatase gives MPKPPKIPESVLVVIHTPELDVLLIERADRAGFWQSVTGSKETLDEPLASTAIREVAEETGIVIGSSAVPREALLDWQYQIEYEIYPVWRHRYAEGVTHNTEHWFSLEVPQRCEVTLAPLEHTAHLWLPHEEAAERCFSSSNADAILQLPQRLKRRLR, from the coding sequence ATGCCGAAACCGCCGAAGATTCCCGAATCCGTACTTGTGGTGATCCATACGCCGGAATTAGATGTGCTGCTCATCGAGCGTGCTGATCGCGCGGGTTTCTGGCAATCGGTGACGGGCTCGAAAGAAACGCTCGACGAGCCGCTTGCCTCGACCGCTATACGCGAAGTGGCCGAGGAAACCGGTATCGTGATCGGCAGCTCCGCTGTGCCCCGCGAGGCGTTGTTGGACTGGCAGTATCAGATCGAGTACGAGATTTATCCGGTCTGGCGGCATCGTTACGCCGAGGGCGTGACGCACAACACCGAACACTGGTTCAGCCTCGAGGTGCCGCAGCGTTGCGAGGTGACGCTCGCGCCGCTCGAGCACACCGCGCACCTCTGGCTGCCGCATGAAGAAGCCGCAGAGCGCTGCTTCTCCTCGTCGAACGCCGACGCGATCCTGCAGTTGCCGCAGCGCCTGAAAAGGCGGCTCCGATGA
- the aspS gene encoding aspartate--tRNA ligase — protein sequence MSMRSEYCGLVTEELLGQTVSLCGWVSRRRDHGGVIFIDLRDREGLVQVVCDPDRAEMFKTAEGVRNEFCVQIKGVVRNRPEGTTNAGLKSGKIEVLCHELNVLNASVTPPFQLDDDNLSETTRLTHRVLDLRRPQMQHNLRLRYRVSIEVRKYLDSLGFIDIETPMLTKSTPEGARDYLVPSRTNAGQFFALPQSPQLFKQLLMVANFDRYYQIVKCFRDEDLRADRQPEFTQIDCETSFLSEQEIRDLFEAMIRHVFKVTIGVELDEKFTVMQYSEAMRRFGSDKPDLRVKLEFTDLTDAVKDVDFKVFSTPANTKDGRVAALRVPKGSELSRGDIDSYTEFVRIYGAKGLAWVKVNEVAKGRDGLQSPIVKNLHDEAIKAIIERTGAQDGDIIFFAADRAKVVNDSLGALRLKIGHSEFGKANGLVETGWKPLWVVDFPMFEYDEEENRYVAAHHPFTSPKDEHLEYLETDPARCLAKAYDMVLNGWEIGGGSVRIHREEVQSKVFRALKINAEEARAKFGFLLDALQYGAPPHGGIAFGLDRIITMMAGADSIRDVIAFPKTQRAQDLLTQAPSEVDERQLRELHIRLRQPEAKA from the coding sequence ATGTCGATGCGATCTGAATACTGCGGTCTGGTGACCGAAGAACTGCTGGGCCAAACCGTGTCGCTGTGTGGCTGGGTGAGCCGTCGCCGTGACCACGGCGGCGTTATCTTCATCGACCTGCGCGACCGCGAAGGCCTCGTTCAGGTCGTGTGCGACCCCGATCGCGCGGAGATGTTCAAGACCGCTGAAGGCGTGCGCAACGAGTTCTGCGTGCAGATCAAGGGCGTCGTGCGTAATCGTCCGGAAGGCACGACCAACGCTGGCCTGAAGAGCGGCAAGATCGAAGTGCTGTGCCACGAACTGAACGTGCTGAACGCGTCGGTCACGCCGCCGTTCCAGCTCGACGACGACAACCTGTCGGAAACCACGCGTCTCACGCATCGTGTGCTCGACCTGCGCCGTCCGCAGATGCAGCACAACCTGCGTCTGCGTTACCGTGTTTCGATCGAAGTACGCAAGTATCTGGACTCGCTGGGCTTCATCGACATCGAAACGCCGATGCTCACGAAGAGCACGCCCGAAGGCGCGCGCGACTATCTCGTGCCGTCGCGTACCAATGCCGGCCAGTTCTTTGCTCTACCGCAGTCGCCGCAGCTGTTCAAGCAGCTGCTGATGGTCGCTAACTTCGACCGCTACTACCAGATCGTCAAGTGCTTCCGCGACGAAGACCTGCGCGCCGACCGTCAGCCGGAATTCACGCAGATCGACTGCGAAACCTCGTTCCTCTCGGAACAGGAAATTCGCGACCTGTTCGAAGCGATGATCCGTCACGTCTTCAAGGTGACGATCGGCGTTGAACTGGACGAGAAATTCACGGTGATGCAGTACTCGGAAGCCATGCGCCGCTTCGGTTCGGACAAGCCGGACCTGCGCGTGAAGCTCGAATTCACCGACCTGACCGACGCGGTCAAGGACGTCGATTTCAAGGTGTTCAGCACGCCTGCCAACACCAAGGATGGCCGCGTTGCGGCGCTGCGCGTGCCGAAGGGCAGCGAGCTTTCGCGTGGCGATATCGACAGCTACACGGAATTCGTGCGCATCTACGGCGCGAAGGGTCTGGCCTGGGTCAAGGTTAACGAAGTCGCCAAGGGCCGCGACGGTCTGCAAAGCCCGATCGTCAAGAACCTGCACGATGAAGCCATCAAGGCCATCATCGAGCGCACCGGTGCGCAAGACGGCGACATCATTTTCTTCGCGGCGGATCGCGCGAAGGTCGTCAACGACAGCCTCGGCGCACTGCGTCTGAAGATCGGTCATTCCGAATTCGGCAAGGCCAACGGCCTCGTCGAAACCGGCTGGAAGCCGCTGTGGGTGGTCGACTTCCCGATGTTCGAATACGACGAAGAAGAAAACCGTTACGTCGCCGCGCATCACCCGTTCACGAGCCCGAAGGACGAACACCTCGAGTATCTGGAAACGGATCCGGCCCGCTGCCTCGCCAAGGCCTATGACATGGTGTTGAACGGCTGGGAAATCGGCGGCGGTTCGGTGCGTATTCACCGCGAAGAAGTGCAGAGCAAGGTGTTCCGCGCGCTCAAGATCAATGCGGAAGAAGCACGCGCCAAGTTCGGCTTCCTGCTCGATGCGCTGCAATACGGCGCGCCGCCGCATGGTGGTATCGCGTTTGGTCTGGACCGCATCATCACGATGATGGCCGGCGCCGACTCGATCCGCGACGTAATCGCGTTCCCGAAGACGCAGCGCGCACAGGACCTGCTCACGCAGGCGCCGAGCGAAGTGGACGAGCGCCAGTTGCGCGAGTTGCACATCCGTCTGCGTCAGCCGGAAGCGAAGGCGTAA
- a CDS encoding enoyl-CoA hydratase, translating into MTMDILVERANGVLTIAFNRPDKKNAITAAMYQTMADALVEAQGDTSVRAILFRGSVGIFSAGNDLEDFMKTPPMGESAPVFQFLRAISSAEKPVVASVAGPAVGIGTTLLLHCDLVYAADTATFSLPFAQLGLCPEAASSLLLQRVAGYQAAAEKLLLGEAFDAREAQQMGFVNRLLPAAEVDAFALEQAVKLAALPASSLRVTKSLMKRASHHELQTQMSDEAVHFGKMLLAPEAREAFKAFFEKRKPDFRQFD; encoded by the coding sequence ATGACGATGGACATTCTGGTCGAGCGCGCCAACGGCGTGCTGACGATTGCCTTCAACCGGCCGGACAAGAAGAACGCGATTACGGCCGCCATGTACCAGACGATGGCCGACGCGCTGGTCGAAGCGCAGGGCGACACGTCCGTGCGGGCGATCCTGTTTCGCGGCAGCGTCGGCATTTTCAGCGCCGGCAACGATCTGGAAGATTTCATGAAGACGCCGCCGATGGGCGAAAGCGCGCCGGTGTTCCAGTTCCTGCGCGCGATCAGCTCGGCGGAGAAACCGGTGGTGGCGTCGGTGGCGGGCCCGGCGGTGGGGATCGGCACGACCCTGTTGCTGCATTGCGACCTGGTGTATGCCGCCGATACAGCGACGTTTTCGCTGCCGTTTGCGCAACTTGGGCTGTGCCCGGAAGCGGCTTCGAGCCTGCTGTTGCAGCGCGTCGCCGGCTATCAGGCCGCAGCGGAAAAGCTGCTGCTGGGTGAAGCGTTCGACGCGCGCGAAGCTCAACAGATGGGCTTCGTGAACCGCCTGCTACCGGCCGCGGAAGTCGATGCATTCGCGCTCGAACAAGCGGTCAAGCTGGCGGCACTGCCGGCTTCGTCGTTGCGTGTGACGAAGTCGCTGATGAAGCGAGCGAGCCACCACGAACTGCAAACGCAGATGTCCGATGAAGCCGTGCACTTCGGCAAGATGCTGCTCGCGCCGGAAGCGCGCGAGGCGTTCAAGGCGTTCTTCGAAAAGCGCAAGCCGGATTTCCGGCAGTTCGACTGA
- a CDS encoding 3-hydroxyacyl-CoA dehydrogenase/enoyl-CoA hydratase family protein, with product MSNLIIRKVAVLGAGVMGAQIAAHLINAKVPVLLFDLPAKEGPKNAIALKAIENLKKLSPAPFGVKEDAQYIQPANYDDDIEKLAECDLVIEAIAERMDWKHDLYKKVSPHIASNAIFASNTSGLSITELSQGFSDELKSRFCGVHFFNPPRYMHLVELIPTAATRPEILDQLETFLTSVVGKGVVRAKDTPNFIANRVGIFSILAVITEAAKFGLRFDEVDDLTGSRLGRAKSATFRTADVVGLDTMAHVIKTMQDNLKDDPFFPVYETPAVLAELVKKGALGQKTGGGFYKKEGKAIKVLDPKTGEYVDGGAKADELVGRILKRPPAERLKLLRESQHPQAQFLWSIFRDVFHYIGVHLESIADNARDVDLAIRWGFGWNEGPFEGWQTAGWKQVAEWVQEDIAAGNALSSAPLPSWVLEGPVAEKGGVHTNEGSWSPASKSFVPRSSLSVYDKQVFRAPLVGETGADPKTYGKTLFETDAVRAWVDDRAGEDDVLIVSFKSKMNTIGPSVIDGLTQAIELAEKEYKGLVVWQPTSLKLGTPGGPFSAGANLEEALPAFMTGGAKGIEPFVQKFQQGMLRVKYANVPVVSAVSGIALGGGCELVLQSAKRVAHIESYIGLVEVGVGLVPAGGGLKEAALRAAEAATQAGATNDLLKFVQKSFENAAMAKVSASALDARAMGYLKPSDTIVFNVFELLDVAKKEARALAAAGYRPPLRVTQVPVAGRSAIATIKASLVNMRDGRFISDHDYLIASRIAEAVCGGDVEAGSLVDEEWLLKLERRAFVDLLGTQKTQERIMGMLQTGKPVRN from the coding sequence GTGAGCAATCTGATCATTCGCAAGGTAGCCGTGCTCGGCGCCGGCGTGATGGGCGCGCAGATCGCTGCGCACCTGATCAACGCCAAGGTGCCTGTGCTGCTGTTCGACCTGCCCGCCAAGGAAGGCCCGAAGAACGCGATCGCACTGAAAGCGATCGAGAATCTGAAGAAGCTGTCGCCGGCGCCGTTTGGCGTGAAGGAAGACGCGCAATACATCCAGCCTGCCAACTACGACGACGACATCGAGAAGCTCGCCGAGTGCGATCTCGTGATCGAAGCAATCGCCGAACGGATGGACTGGAAACACGACCTGTACAAGAAAGTCTCGCCGCATATCGCGTCGAACGCGATTTTCGCGAGCAACACGTCGGGTCTGTCGATCACCGAACTGTCGCAAGGTTTCTCGGATGAACTGAAGTCGCGCTTCTGCGGCGTGCACTTCTTCAATCCGCCGCGATATATGCATCTAGTCGAGCTGATTCCGACCGCGGCGACGCGTCCGGAAATTCTCGATCAGCTCGAAACGTTCCTGACGAGCGTGGTTGGCAAGGGCGTCGTGCGTGCGAAAGATACGCCGAACTTCATCGCCAACCGGGTGGGCATTTTCTCGATCCTCGCGGTCATCACCGAAGCGGCGAAGTTCGGCCTGCGTTTCGACGAAGTGGACGATCTGACGGGTTCGCGTCTGGGCCGCGCGAAGTCGGCAACGTTCCGCACCGCCGACGTGGTCGGTCTCGACACGATGGCGCACGTCATCAAGACGATGCAGGACAACCTGAAGGACGACCCGTTCTTCCCGGTCTACGAAACACCGGCCGTGCTCGCCGAACTCGTGAAGAAGGGTGCGCTCGGTCAGAAGACCGGCGGCGGCTTCTACAAGAAGGAGGGCAAGGCGATCAAGGTGCTCGATCCGAAGACGGGCGAGTATGTCGACGGCGGCGCGAAGGCCGACGAACTGGTGGGCCGCATCCTCAAGCGTCCGCCGGCAGAGCGCCTGAAACTGCTGCGTGAATCGCAACATCCGCAGGCGCAGTTCCTGTGGTCGATCTTCCGCGATGTGTTCCATTACATCGGTGTGCATCTGGAGTCGATCGCCGACAACGCACGTGATGTCGATCTGGCCATCCGTTGGGGTTTCGGCTGGAACGAAGGCCCGTTCGAAGGCTGGCAGACGGCCGGCTGGAAGCAGGTCGCCGAGTGGGTGCAGGAAGACATCGCCGCAGGCAACGCGCTGTCGAGTGCGCCGCTGCCGTCTTGGGTGCTCGAAGGTCCGGTTGCCGAGAAGGGCGGCGTGCATACGAACGAAGGTTCGTGGTCGCCGGCTTCGAAGTCTTTCGTGCCGCGTTCTTCCTTGAGCGTCTATGACAAACAGGTGTTCCGTGCGCCGCTGGTCGGCGAGACCGGTGCCGATCCGAAGACTTACGGCAAGACGCTGTTCGAAACCGATGCGGTTCGCGCATGGGTCGACGATCGTGCGGGCGAGGACGACGTCCTGATCGTCTCGTTCAAGAGCAAGATGAACACGATTGGACCGTCGGTAATCGATGGCCTCACGCAAGCAATTGAACTGGCCGAAAAGGAATACAAGGGCCTCGTGGTGTGGCAGCCCACGTCGCTGAAGCTCGGTACGCCGGGCGGTCCGTTCTCGGCAGGCGCGAATCTGGAAGAGGCGCTGCCTGCGTTCATGACGGGTGGCGCGAAGGGTATCGAGCCGTTCGTGCAGAAGTTCCAGCAAGGCATGCTGCGCGTGAAGTACGCGAACGTGCCGGTGGTTTCGGCTGTGTCGGGCATCGCGCTCGGCGGCGGTTGCGAACTCGTGCTGCAAAGCGCGAAGCGTGTGGCGCATATCGAGAGCTACATCGGTCTGGTGGAAGTCGGCGTGGGTCTGGTTCCCGCTGGCGGCGGTCTGAAGGAAGCGGCGCTGCGCGCAGCGGAAGCGGCGACGCAGGCTGGTGCCACCAACGATCTCCTGAAGTTCGTGCAGAAGTCGTTTGAAAACGCCGCGATGGCGAAGGTCTCGGCCTCCGCGCTCGACGCCCGTGCAATGGGTTATCTGAAGCCGTCCGACACGATCGTCTTCAACGTGTTTGAGCTGCTCGATGTGGCGAAGAAGGAAGCGCGTGCGCTGGCCGCGGCCGGGTATCGTCCGCCGCTGCGTGTGACGCAGGTGCCGGTCGCAGGCCGCTCGGCGATTGCGACGATCAAGGCGTCGCTCGTCAATATGCGCGATGGCCGTTTCATTAGCGATCACGATTACCTGATCGCGAGCCGTATCGCCGAAGCCGTGTGCGGCGGCGATGTCGAAGCGGGCAGCCTGGTGGACGAAGAATGGCTGCTGAAACTCGAGCGCCGTGCGTTCGTCGATCTGCTCGGCACGCAGAAGACGCAGGAACGGATCATGGGCATGCTGCAAACCGGCAAGCCGGTGCGTAATTAA
- a CDS encoding TetR/AcrR family transcriptional regulator: MRKGEQTRVAILDAALDLASRDGLEGLTIGLLAERMQMSKSGVFAHFGSREDLQVEVVREYHRRFEDEVFFPSLREPRGLPRLRAMISRWIEKRIQEVTTGCIYISGAVEYDDRADNPVREQLVSSVTIWRAALTRAISQAMEEGHLRADTNPQLMLFELYSFTLGLHHDARFLHLPDAVPLTWAALEKLIVSYQSESR; the protein is encoded by the coding sequence ATGCGAAAAGGCGAACAAACGCGGGTCGCGATTCTCGATGCAGCACTCGATCTGGCAAGCCGCGACGGACTGGAAGGTCTGACGATAGGGCTGCTGGCCGAGCGCATGCAGATGAGCAAGAGCGGCGTGTTTGCGCACTTCGGGTCGCGCGAGGACTTGCAGGTTGAAGTGGTGCGCGAATATCACCGTCGTTTCGAAGACGAGGTGTTTTTCCCGAGTCTGCGTGAGCCGCGCGGCTTGCCGCGTTTGCGCGCAATGATCTCCCGCTGGATTGAGAAGCGCATCCAGGAAGTGACTACCGGATGCATCTACATCAGCGGTGCGGTCGAGTATGACGACCGCGCGGACAACCCGGTGCGCGAGCAACTGGTGTCGAGCGTGACGATCTGGCGTGCAGCGCTCACCCGGGCCATTTCGCAGGCAATGGAAGAAGGGCATCTGCGTGCGGACACGAACCCGCAACTGATGCTGTTCGAACTGTACAGCTTCACGCTCGGCCTGCATCACGACGCACGCTTCCTGCACTTACCGGATGCAGTGCCTCTGACCTGGGCCGCGCTCGAAAAACTGATTGTTTCGTATCAGAGCGAAAGCCGTTAG
- a CDS encoding acyl-CoA dehydrogenase C-terminal domain-containing protein, with translation MGQYAAPLRDMQFVLHELLNVEDEIKQMPKHADLDADTINAVLEEAGKFCSEVLFPLNQSGDQEGCTYVGDGVVTTPKGFKEAYKQYVEAGWPALGCDPEYGGQGLPAFVNNALYEMLNSANQAWTMYPGLSHGAYECLHAHGTPELQQTYLPKLVSGTWTGTMCLTEPHCGTDLGILRTKAEPNVDGSYSISGTKIFISSGEHDLAENIVHLVLARLPDAPNGTKGISLFIVPKFVPNEAGEPGERNTVKCGSIEHKMGIHGNATCVINLDNARGWLVGEPNKGLNAMFVMMNAARLGVGMQSLGLTEIGYQNSLTYAKERLQMRSLTGPKAPEKAADPIIVHPDVRRMLLTQKAYAEGARAFSYWSALHIDKELSHAEESVRKDAADLVALLTPILKAFLSDNAFESTNHAMQIYGGHGFIAEWGMEQYVRDARINMIYEGTNAIQSLDLLGRKVLGDMGAKMKKFGKLVTEFVEAEGIKPEMQEFVNPLADIGDKVQKLTMEIGMKAMQNPDEVGAAAVPYLRTVGHLVFSYFWARMARIALDKEASGDPFYKAKLATARFYFAKLLPETAMTIRQARAGSKSLMDVEESLF, from the coding sequence ATGGGACAGTACGCCGCGCCGTTGCGCGACATGCAATTCGTGTTGCACGAGCTGCTTAATGTCGAAGATGAGATCAAGCAGATGCCGAAGCACGCAGATCTCGATGCCGATACGATCAATGCAGTGCTGGAAGAAGCCGGCAAGTTCTGCTCCGAAGTGCTGTTCCCGCTGAATCAGAGCGGCGACCAGGAAGGCTGCACGTACGTCGGCGACGGCGTCGTGACCACGCCGAAGGGTTTCAAGGAAGCTTATAAGCAATATGTCGAGGCTGGCTGGCCGGCACTCGGTTGCGATCCGGAATACGGCGGCCAGGGCCTGCCCGCGTTCGTCAACAACGCTCTGTACGAAATGCTTAATTCGGCGAACCAGGCGTGGACGATGTACCCGGGCCTGTCGCACGGCGCGTATGAATGCCTGCATGCGCATGGCACGCCGGAACTGCAGCAGACGTATCTGCCCAAACTCGTCTCCGGTACGTGGACCGGCACGATGTGTCTGACCGAGCCGCATTGCGGCACGGATCTCGGCATCCTGCGCACCAAGGCCGAACCGAACGTCGACGGCTCTTACTCGATCAGCGGCACCAAGATTTTCATCTCCAGCGGCGAACACGACCTCGCGGAGAACATCGTTCATCTGGTGCTCGCGCGTCTGCCGGATGCACCGAACGGTACCAAGGGCATTTCGCTCTTCATCGTACCTAAGTTCGTGCCGAACGAAGCCGGCGAGCCGGGCGAACGCAATACCGTGAAGTGCGGTTCCATCGAACACAAGATGGGCATCCACGGTAACGCCACCTGCGTGATCAATCTCGACAACGCCAGGGGCTGGCTGGTCGGCGAGCCGAACAAGGGCTTGAACGCCATGTTCGTGATGATGAACGCCGCGCGTCTGGGCGTCGGCATGCAGAGCCTTGGGCTGACCGAAATCGGCTATCAGAACTCGCTGACTTACGCGAAAGAGCGTCTGCAGATGCGTTCGCTGACCGGCCCGAAGGCGCCTGAAAAGGCCGCTGACCCGATCATCGTGCACCCGGACGTGCGCCGCATGCTGCTCACGCAGAAGGCCTACGCCGAAGGCGCGCGCGCTTTCTCGTACTGGTCCGCGCTGCATATCGACAAGGAACTGTCGCACGCCGAAGAATCGGTGCGCAAGGATGCCGCCGACCTCGTCGCGCTGCTCACGCCGATCCTGAAAGCGTTCCTCTCGGACAACGCGTTCGAGAGCACCAACCACGCCATGCAGATTTACGGCGGTCACGGCTTCATCGCCGAGTGGGGCATGGAGCAGTACGTGCGCGACGCGCGCATCAACATGATCTACGAAGGCACCAACGCGATCCAGTCGCTCGACCTGCTCGGCCGCAAGGTCCTCGGCGACATGGGCGCGAAGATGAAGAAGTTCGGCAAGCTGGTGACGGAGTTCGTCGAAGCCGAAGGTATCAAGCCGGAAATGCAGGAGTTCGTGAACCCGCTCGCCGACATCGGCGACAAGGTGCAGAAGCTCACCATGGAAATCGGCATGAAGGCCATGCAGAACCCGGACGAAGTCGGCGCCGCGGCTGTACCGTATCTGCGCACCGTCGGCCATCTGGTGTTCTCGTACTTCTGGGCCCGCATGGCGCGCATCGCCCTGGACAAGGAAGCGTCCGGCGATCCGTTCTACAAGGCCAAGCTCGCCACCGCGCGCTTCTACTTCGCCAAGCTGCTGCCGGAAACGGCCATGACGATTCGCCAGGCACGCGCCGGTTCGAAGTCGTTGATGGACGTCGAAGAGTCGCTGTTCTAA
- the clsB gene encoding cardiolipin synthase ClsB encodes MFGRRYWSKFRFTAGNEVQLFRSGEAFFTSLIARVDAAEKDVVLETYIFCNDDAGQVVSAALLRAAARGVRVRVITDGIGTARLPIFHDWPERGIEHRIYNPHLFGRFGFSRTHRKLAVVDDQFAWCGGINIVDDYENDGARLPYRRWDFAVELQGPVVADVREAFESQWHRIRFGHRPVEALQPDFTFKDDTSSGAPARGHNRSADLRGVGEPAVAFVARDNLINRRAIEKAYLTAIGQARTEVLLANPYFMPGRKLRRALVFAARREVDVKLIIGRKEFAALDYAVPFLYRSLLKAGVKIAEYEKTMLHGKVAVVDSAWGTVGSSNLDALSLMLNNEANVVLVHDPQIKALREAILTAFDESRRIDIEHYEARPAGERALNWLAYNTYRVVMKLLTVGGYD; translated from the coding sequence CTGTTCGGTCGTCGTTACTGGTCGAAGTTCCGCTTCACCGCCGGTAACGAAGTCCAACTGTTCCGCTCCGGGGAGGCGTTTTTTACTTCGTTGATCGCGCGCGTCGATGCGGCGGAGAAAGACGTCGTTCTCGAAACCTACATCTTCTGCAATGACGACGCCGGCCAGGTGGTCAGTGCCGCGTTGCTGCGCGCCGCCGCCCGCGGCGTGCGTGTGCGCGTGATCACCGACGGCATCGGCACCGCCCGTCTGCCGATTTTCCACGACTGGCCTGAGCGCGGCATCGAGCATCGGATCTACAACCCGCATCTGTTTGGCCGCTTCGGTTTTTCGCGCACGCATCGCAAGCTGGCCGTGGTCGACGATCAGTTCGCGTGGTGCGGCGGCATCAATATCGTCGACGACTACGAGAACGACGGTGCGCGTTTGCCGTATCGGCGCTGGGACTTTGCGGTCGAGCTGCAGGGGCCGGTGGTCGCCGATGTCCGCGAGGCGTTCGAGAGCCAATGGCACCGGATCCGTTTCGGTCACCGTCCGGTCGAAGCGCTGCAGCCCGATTTCACCTTCAAGGACGACACCAGTTCCGGCGCACCGGCCCGCGGCCACAACCGCAGCGCCGATCTGCGCGGCGTTGGCGAACCCGCGGTGGCGTTCGTCGCGCGCGACAACCTGATCAACCGCCGCGCCATCGAGAAGGCTTACCTCACCGCGATCGGTCAGGCGCGCACCGAGGTGCTGCTCGCCAATCCCTACTTCATGCCGGGCCGCAAGCTGCGCCGTGCGCTGGTGTTCGCGGCGCGGCGTGAGGTGGACGTGAAGCTGATCATCGGGAGGAAAGAGTTTGCCGCGCTCGATTACGCAGTGCCTTTCCTGTACCGCTCGTTGCTGAAGGCCGGCGTGAAGATCGCCGAATACGAAAAGACGATGCTGCACGGCAAGGTGGCCGTTGTCGATTCGGCCTGGGGTACGGTAGGCTCATCGAATCTCGACGCGCTGAGTCTTATGCTGAACAACGAGGCCAACGTCGTGCTAGTGCATGACCCGCAAATCAAGGCGTTGCGCGAGGCGATCCTGACTGCCTTCGACGAGTCGCGCCGTATCGATATCGAGCACTACGAGGCCCGTCCCGCAGGCGAGCGTGCGCTGAACTGGCTGGCCTACAACACCTACCGCGTCGTGATGAAACTGCTGACGGTCGGCGGGTACGACTAG